From Pseudomonadota bacterium, a single genomic window includes:
- a CDS encoding restriction endonuclease subunit S, with protein sequence MTALVQLGDVIDVASGQIDPREEPYCDMPHVGGDNIKSGTGELFNLRTARELNLISGKYVFGPDDVLYSKIRPALNKVALPDFEGICSADMYPLRPHPERMHRRFLAYLLRHDQFLSFAAKHSSRTNIPKLNRPALLSFEFRLPPLPEQRRIAEILDKADAIRRKRKEAIALTEDLLRSAFLEMVGPCAKTYDTWPEASFESLAVPEKGSMRTGPFGSDLKHSEFVDEGVAVLGIDNAVQNRFAWGERRFITQKKYERLTRYTVRPHDVIVTIMGTTGRSAVVPADIPLAITTKHLATITLNRDVAEPEFVAQAIHRHPAILAQIHQANRGAIMSGLNLGLIKSLVVRLPPIEIQRAFGAFTKRLRDSLENQEAARSESEDLFGSLVGRAFSGKLGAPGTGASTASTKARTAS encoded by the coding sequence GTGACGGCGCTGGTCCAACTCGGCGACGTGATCGATGTGGCATCGGGACAGATCGACCCGAGAGAAGAACCGTACTGTGACATGCCACACGTTGGAGGCGACAACATTAAGTCGGGGACCGGCGAGCTCTTCAATCTTCGTACCGCGCGCGAGCTCAACCTCATCAGCGGCAAGTACGTCTTCGGACCGGACGATGTGCTGTACTCCAAGATTCGTCCAGCGCTGAACAAGGTTGCACTGCCAGATTTCGAGGGCATCTGCAGCGCGGACATGTATCCCCTCCGACCGCACCCAGAGCGGATGCACCGTCGCTTCCTCGCGTACCTCCTGCGGCATGACCAGTTTCTATCGTTTGCCGCCAAACACTCCAGTCGAACCAACATTCCGAAGCTGAATAGGCCCGCGCTGTTGTCGTTCGAGTTCCGGCTGCCGCCGCTCCCCGAGCAGCGCCGCATCGCCGAGATCCTCGACAAGGCCGATGCCATTCGCCGCAAGCGCAAGGAAGCCATCGCCCTCACCGAAGACCTGCTCCGCTCGGCGTTCCTGGAGATGGTGGGGCCATGCGCCAAGACCTACGACACATGGCCCGAGGCGTCGTTCGAGAGCCTCGCAGTGCCTGAGAAGGGCTCCATGCGCACGGGGCCGTTTGGCAGTGACCTGAAACACTCGGAGTTCGTGGATGAAGGAGTCGCCGTCCTCGGAATCGACAATGCGGTGCAGAACCGGTTCGCTTGGGGAGAACGACGCTTCATCACCCAGAAGAAGTACGAACGGCTGACCCGGTACACGGTGCGCCCTCACGACGTCATCGTGACCATTATGGGAACGACTGGGAGGTCGGCCGTCGTGCCTGCCGATATCCCGCTCGCAATCACGACCAAGCACCTGGCCACCATCACCCTGAATCGAGATGTTGCGGAGCCAGAGTTCGTCGCTCAGGCAATTCATCGACACCCCGCCATCCTCGCCCAGATTCACCAAGCGAATCGTGGAGCGATCATGAGTGGGCTCAATCTGGGGCTCATCAAGTCGCTGGTCGTTCGCCTCCCGCCCATCGAGATACAGCGAGCCTTTGGCGCGTTTACGAAGCGCCTCCGCGACAGTTTGGAGAACCAGGAAGCCGCGAGAAGCGAGAGCGAGGACCTTTTCGGGTCGCTGGTAGGACGAGCGTTTTCGGGCAAACTTGGTGCACCAGGGACGGGGGCGTCCACAGCATCGACGAAGGCGAGGACAGCGTCATGA